A DNA window from Rubripirellula tenax contains the following coding sequences:
- a CDS encoding DUF1501 domain-containing protein: MNLANPSRLCRAAGVPHIQHVSNRRQFLTTAGAGFGALALDAMMAGSTLAESSAGRLHHPATAKSVIFLFMEGGPSQMDTFDRKPLLNELAGQGLPASFNAPITAMGEHGAPLLASQRKWTRYGQSGLETSDWFPSVAQHADDLAVIRSCYGEGINHAGGCNLMNTGSILGGRPSLGSWITYGLGSENEDLPAFVVMTDEKKPATNGVRSWGPGFLPATYQGTPVGNGPKGEVIANLSLPAGMSAERQLRKLQWIHQINAAHAATLPDVSSLDARIRSYELASRMQASAPEAVDLAGETAETRRLYGLDRKETKNYGEICLLARRLVERGVRFIQLYSGTGSGWDAHANIEANHTKYCGSVDVPIAGLLADLKRRGLLDQTLVVWGGEFGRTPMSEKGNGRDHNPTGFTMWMAGGGVRGGQTIGATDELGLHAIQDRAHVHDVHASILHLMGLDRLTLSYNHQGRLERPTVNEGAMIEKLVTG; this comes from the coding sequence ATGAATCTCGCGAACCCATCGCGATTGTGCCGCGCCGCCGGCGTGCCCCACATTCAACACGTATCCAACCGTCGGCAATTTTTGACGACGGCCGGTGCTGGTTTCGGCGCGCTGGCGTTGGACGCAATGATGGCAGGTTCCACGCTGGCCGAGTCCTCTGCAGGCCGGTTGCACCATCCGGCGACGGCGAAAAGCGTGATCTTTCTGTTCATGGAAGGTGGCCCCAGCCAAATGGACACTTTCGATCGCAAGCCGCTACTGAACGAGTTGGCGGGGCAAGGTTTGCCCGCCAGTTTCAACGCGCCGATCACGGCGATGGGTGAACACGGCGCGCCCTTGCTGGCATCGCAGCGAAAGTGGACGCGATATGGTCAAAGCGGATTGGAAACCAGCGATTGGTTTCCGAGCGTGGCGCAGCACGCAGACGACTTGGCCGTGATTCGTTCCTGCTATGGCGAAGGTATCAATCACGCCGGCGGTTGCAACTTGATGAACACCGGCTCGATCCTGGGTGGACGTCCGTCGCTGGGGTCTTGGATCACGTACGGTTTAGGCAGCGAGAACGAAGACCTGCCGGCCTTTGTGGTGATGACAGATGAAAAGAAGCCGGCGACCAACGGAGTGAGAAGTTGGGGGCCCGGTTTCTTGCCGGCGACGTACCAGGGCACTCCGGTCGGCAATGGCCCCAAAGGCGAAGTGATCGCAAATTTGAGTTTGCCCGCCGGCATGTCGGCCGAGCGTCAATTGCGAAAGTTGCAATGGATTCATCAGATCAACGCCGCGCATGCCGCAACGTTGCCGGACGTTTCGTCGTTGGACGCACGGATCCGATCGTACGAGCTGGCGTCGCGGATGCAAGCGTCTGCACCGGAGGCGGTTGACTTGGCGGGCGAAACGGCCGAGACGCGTCGCTTGTATGGGCTGGACCGAAAAGAAACGAAAAACTACGGCGAAATCTGTTTGCTGGCGCGTCGCTTGGTCGAGCGCGGCGTGCGGTTCATACAGCTTTACAGCGGAACGGGAAGCGGCTGGGATGCGCACGCGAACATCGAAGCCAATCACACAAAATACTGTGGCAGCGTCGATGTGCCGATCGCCGGGTTGCTTGCCGACTTGAAGCGTCGCGGTCTGTTGGACCAGACGCTGGTCGTTTGGGGCGGCGAGTTTGGACGCACGCCGATGAGTGAGAAAGGGAACGGACGCGATCACAATCCGACCGGATTCACGATGTGGATGGCTGGCGGCGGAGTTCGCGGTGGTCAAACCATCGGGGCAACCGACGAGCTCGGCTTGCACGCGATCCAAGATCGCGCCCATGTTCACGACGTCCACGCCAGTATTTTGCACCTGATGGGACTCGACCGACTCACTTTGTCCTACAATCACCAGGGGCGGCTCGAGCGACCGACGGTCAACGAGGGCGCCATGATTGAAAAGTTAGTGACGGGTTAA
- a CDS encoding ThuA domain-containing protein, with translation MRCYVGFGLLICSLLCTFTPAWGDDGPLVYQGESGPGAGKHIVFLAGDHEYRSEEALPALARIMAKHHGFKCTVLFNVDADTGFIHPGNNNMPHTDVIKDADLLVFGLRFQNFPAQQMQPIVDYLQRGGPVVGTRTSTHAFNIPKDSQFARFDHKYAGEEMKGGFGRQVLGETWVSHYGKNHVMSTRLDIVPEQAEHPIMRGVKDPWVEAGGYWVDPAPNSTVLALAQPLQGMTPDSPPAEGKDPCPGVWIRDYQIDGGEKGLAFTTTYGASEDFRNDGFRRMMVNGCLWAIGSEDAIRADLNTDLVGPYHPSTFSFKGYRRGVKPLDMAGWDTPIMDPEKPTKD, from the coding sequence ATGCGTTGTTACGTTGGATTTGGTTTGCTGATTTGTTCGCTGCTTTGCACGTTCACTCCGGCTTGGGGGGACGACGGGCCGCTGGTCTATCAGGGCGAGTCTGGTCCAGGTGCGGGGAAGCACATCGTCTTCTTGGCGGGGGATCACGAGTATCGCAGCGAAGAAGCGTTGCCCGCCCTGGCGCGAATCATGGCCAAGCATCACGGATTCAAATGCACCGTGTTGTTCAACGTCGATGCCGATACTGGATTTATCCATCCGGGCAATAACAACATGCCGCACACCGATGTGATCAAGGATGCCGACTTGTTGGTGTTCGGGTTGCGGTTCCAGAACTTCCCCGCCCAGCAGATGCAACCCATCGTGGACTATCTTCAACGCGGCGGGCCCGTCGTCGGTACGCGGACCAGCACGCACGCGTTTAATATCCCCAAGGACTCCCAGTTCGCCCGTTTCGATCACAAGTACGCTGGTGAAGAAATGAAGGGCGGATTTGGACGTCAAGTCTTGGGTGAGACTTGGGTCAGCCACTATGGCAAGAACCACGTCATGAGCACGCGTTTGGACATCGTCCCCGAACAAGCCGAGCATCCGATCATGCGTGGCGTCAAAGATCCTTGGGTCGAAGCCGGCGGTTACTGGGTCGACCCGGCGCCGAACAGTACCGTTCTGGCATTGGCCCAACCGCTGCAAGGGATGACGCCGGATTCACCGCCGGCGGAAGGGAAAGATCCTTGCCCTGGCGTTTGGATTCGCGACTACCAAATCGATGGTGGCGAAAAGGGCCTCGCGTTCACAACAACCTATGGCGCCAGCGAGGATTTTCGCAACGACGGTTTTCGGCGGATGATGGTAAACGGTTGCCTGTGGGCAATCGGATCCGAAGATGCCATCCGCGCCGATTTGAACACGGATTTGGTGGGGCCCTACCACCCGTCCACGTTCAGCTTCAAAGGCTACCGCCGTGGCGTCAAGCCATTGGACATGGCCGGCTGGGACACGCCGATTATGGATCCGGAAAAGCCGACCAAGGATTGA
- a CDS encoding PSD1 and planctomycete cytochrome C domain-containing protein yields MKFPSPALFVLGSVWILGAIGFCVTTFADPATGGAKVVDADSVRFFESRIRPLLISRCYECHAGESREGGLSLDRSDSLAIGGDSGPAVVSGDVEASLLVAAIRYDELEMPPDAPLSEKERSDVEAWIRGGAVWPVKDKAAATNPVDEDATDMAAELDAELGNWWAAKPIDPETPPDNIAGIHSPTIIDRYVDQGLDAVQLHRAPVADRTKLIRRLSYDLLGVPPSPEAIDRFAADRRSDAYTRLVDSYFADPAYGTRMARLWLDLVRYAESDGWRADAYRPQVWRYRDFVVDAFNEKMPYDRFVSLQLAGDEVSPGDNRTLAATGFLRLGIFEYNQRDAEGQWHNIVDEMTDVTADVFLATGLACAKCHDHKFDPIPRADYFRFRSVFEPVSFRDVNTVPRDADAEAEIATLLAELVDVEGGDIRALKDSHADRFPLEVQSAYRKPVDQRNTYEHQLAYIVARQVIEEGLQDGKIRKALGEERYQRRTAILKQLDRWGADPYSLDAMLTVADASGSIRPTRLPGRSQGRSFEPGVPLVLGGGALDATPPTESPGSSGRRSALATWITSPGNPIAARVMVNRLWQFHFGSGLVRSPNDFGILGERPTHPQLLDYLAQRFIESGWSIERIQREIVMTASYRQSAVHHDAAAAKTVDADNRLLWHRTVRRLDAEQYRDSLLVAMDGLIDTGGGPGPSDHAGRRSIYIRRFRNSSDEMLAALDVPPGVVGTARRDVTTTAPQSLMMLNSPRVLGAAGRVAERVRGELQGEVRVVAPEVFGAAFVDRVHRILTGAKASDELKSSLGKLAASGSEGQTDVCHILINSNAFLFVE; encoded by the coding sequence GTGAAGTTTCCCTCCCCTGCACTGTTTGTCCTTGGATCGGTCTGGATCTTGGGGGCAATCGGATTTTGCGTTACGACTTTTGCCGATCCGGCGACGGGTGGCGCGAAGGTCGTCGACGCCGATTCAGTCCGCTTCTTTGAAAGTCGCATTCGCCCGCTGTTGATCAGCCGATGTTATGAGTGCCACGCGGGAGAATCACGCGAGGGTGGTTTGAGTCTCGATCGATCGGACTCGCTAGCGATCGGCGGCGATAGCGGCCCCGCAGTTGTCTCGGGTGATGTCGAAGCCAGTTTGTTGGTTGCCGCGATTCGCTACGACGAATTAGAAATGCCGCCCGACGCGCCGTTGAGTGAAAAAGAGCGATCCGATGTCGAGGCTTGGATACGCGGAGGCGCCGTCTGGCCGGTCAAGGACAAGGCTGCTGCCACCAACCCGGTCGATGAAGATGCAACCGACATGGCGGCCGAACTGGATGCCGAATTGGGTAATTGGTGGGCCGCAAAACCGATTGACCCCGAGACGCCACCCGACAACATCGCCGGTATTCACTCGCCGACGATCATCGACCGTTACGTTGACCAAGGATTGGATGCGGTCCAATTGCATCGGGCACCTGTAGCGGACCGAACAAAGTTGATTCGTCGCTTGTCGTATGACTTGTTGGGCGTTCCCCCGTCCCCCGAGGCAATCGATCGATTTGCCGCGGACCGGCGTTCTGATGCCTATACGCGATTGGTTGATTCTTATTTCGCCGATCCGGCTTACGGGACACGAATGGCGAGGTTGTGGTTGGACTTGGTTCGCTACGCCGAATCCGATGGTTGGCGAGCCGATGCCTATCGTCCGCAAGTCTGGCGTTATCGCGATTTCGTCGTCGATGCGTTCAACGAAAAGATGCCATACGATCGATTTGTGTCGTTGCAGTTGGCCGGCGACGAAGTGTCGCCCGGCGACAATCGTACGTTGGCCGCAACAGGGTTTTTGCGGCTAGGGATTTTCGAATACAACCAACGCGATGCCGAGGGGCAGTGGCACAACATCGTTGACGAAATGACCGATGTGACGGCCGACGTCTTCTTGGCGACCGGTTTGGCGTGCGCGAAGTGTCACGATCACAAGTTCGATCCGATCCCCCGCGCCGACTACTTTCGTTTTCGCAGCGTGTTCGAACCGGTGTCGTTTCGCGACGTCAACACGGTGCCTCGTGATGCCGACGCCGAAGCCGAAATCGCAACACTGTTGGCCGAACTGGTCGACGTCGAAGGCGGCGACATCCGGGCTCTTAAAGACAGTCATGCCGATAGGTTTCCCTTAGAGGTTCAATCCGCGTATCGAAAGCCGGTTGATCAACGAAACACGTACGAACATCAACTCGCCTACATCGTCGCTCGGCAAGTGATCGAAGAAGGTTTGCAAGACGGAAAGATCCGTAAAGCATTGGGCGAGGAACGTTATCAACGTCGAACGGCGATTCTGAAACAGCTTGATCGTTGGGGCGCTGATCCGTACTCGCTCGATGCGATGCTAACGGTCGCGGACGCGTCGGGTTCGATTCGGCCGACACGATTGCCCGGCCGCAGCCAAGGTAGATCGTTCGAGCCGGGGGTTCCTCTGGTACTGGGCGGTGGTGCGTTGGACGCGACGCCGCCGACCGAGTCACCTGGTTCTAGTGGGCGCCGATCCGCGTTGGCTACGTGGATCACGTCCCCCGGCAATCCGATCGCCGCACGGGTGATGGTCAATCGGTTGTGGCAGTTCCATTTCGGCAGTGGACTGGTCCGCAGCCCGAACGATTTTGGGATTCTGGGCGAGCGACCGACGCACCCGCAATTGCTGGACTATCTTGCCCAACGTTTCATCGAATCAGGGTGGTCTATCGAGCGGATCCAGCGCGAGATCGTGATGACCGCAAGTTATCGACAATCGGCTGTCCACCATGACGCGGCAGCGGCGAAGACGGTCGACGCCGACAATCGATTGCTGTGGCACCGAACGGTTCGCCGCTTGGATGCGGAACAATATCGTGACTCATTGCTGGTTGCGATGGACGGTTTGATCGACACCGGGGGTGGTCCGGGGCCGAGCGACCATGCGGGCCGTCGTTCGATCTATATCCGACGGTTTCGCAACTCGTCCGATGAAATGCTGGCCGCCCTGGACGTGCCGCCGGGCGTAGTCGGCACGGCCCGTCGCGATGTAACGACGACGGCGCCCCAATCGCTGATGATGTTGAATAGTCCTCGTGTTCTGGGTGCAGCGGGGCGCGTCGCCGAACGAGTACGTGGCGAATTGCAGGGGGAAGTGCGTGTCGTTGCACCGGAGGTTTTTGGTGCCGCGTTTGTCGACCGGGTCCATCGAATTCTGACGGGCGCCAAGGCGTCTGACGAACTGAAGTCGTCACTCGGTAAATTGGCTGCATCCGGCAGCGAAGGTCAGACGGACGTTTGTCACATTTTGATCAATAGCAACGCCTTTTTGTTTGTGGAGTGA